Proteins encoded in a region of the Anopheles merus strain MAF unplaced genomic scaffold, AmerM5.1 LNR4000122, whole genome shotgun sequence genome:
- the LOC121601591 gene encoding ubiquinone biosynthesis protein COQ4 homolog, mitochondrial codes for MFVRKSCYPLINATRRCLRYRQLSSNTAGTDGTTAPTANITLNDEPQPAADEMDEFTKEFLRNRIEVSNIQRLILSAGSSVAALVDPRRHDMIACLGETTGREALEKMLHYMRSTEEGQRILAEKPRINTRTVDMEALKKMPVHTFGYTYVKFMEDNNITPDSRMEVRFLDEPELAYVMTRYRETHDMVHAILDMPTNMLGEVTVKWVEALNTGLPMCYGGAVFGAFRLRTKQRQNYLRKYLPWALRTGNRIKPLMGVYWEKRWEQDVTELRKELGIELLAP; via the exons atgtTTGTTCGAAAAAGCTGCTACCCGTTGATAAACGCCACGAGAAGATGTCTCCGGTATCGCCAGCTAAGCTCTAACACGGCCGGAACCGACGGCACAACAGCACCAACAGCCAACATTACCTTGAACGATGAGCCACAGCCGGCAGCAGACGAGATGGACGAGTTTACGAAAGAGTTTCTTCGCAATCGAATTGAAGTCAGCAACATTCAAAGGCTAATTTTAAGCGCCGGAAGCTCCGTCGCCGCTTTAGTCGATCCGCGAAG ACATGATATGATCGCTTGCCTGGGGGAAACGACTGGGCGGGAGGCGTTGGAAAAAATGCTCCACTACATGAGATCAACCGAGGAGGGACAACGGATTCTGGCGGAGAAACCGCGCATCAATACGCGCACGGTGGATATGGAGGCGCTAAAGAAGATGCCAGTGCATACGTTCGGTTACACATACGTCAAGTTTATGGAAGATAAT AATATTACACCCGATTCACGTATGGAGGTGCGATTTTTGGACGAGCCAGAACTTGCGTACGTCATGACCCGATACAGGGAAACGCACGATATGGTACACGCGATCCTCGACATGCCCACCAACATGTTGGGCGAGGTAACGGTCAAGTGGGTGGAAGCGTTAAACACCGGTCTACCGATGTGCTATGGCGGTGCCGTCTTTGGTGCCTTTCGGCTTCGTACCAA ACAAAGACAAAACTATCTGCGAAAGTATCTGCCCTGGGCCCTCCGGACGGGCAATCGGATCAAACCACTGATGGGCGTGTACTGGGAGAAGCGATGGGAGCAGGATGTAACGGAACTACGCAAAGAGTTAGGCATTGAGCTCTTGGCACCGTAG
- the LOC121601589 gene encoding uncharacterized protein LOC121601589: MATLLSASRHGVMFRPSVPNMWLLTWLVCYQRKSTNISAVDSFISELMDNKKLKWKVLNSRHRNGQPKTPPKTADLAPSELAASLRTPAETIQRSSFRFSELYNELTNNPLVVNISQMDVSQVDHLLETALKEHNNEDVKLLLAQILEYEKLPSLQVLNAVLKNLSHRTETRTIERLSELYRKLHPECASTAIDRFEHYKALCEWKQGNTFKSLDAFRSIMLECNEERMIMIDHLLLEIIDETIGKKSEAVLLAVMQLCEFSLVELRHEFPICYVWEKSFLSAWHSDQEAAKTLFDRHDALRNAISKRIPNLCYKLLYENNVEKVYQLIEMFLKHEMKVDCKVMLIRLFEYQYWRKNLRGCSEIMQNAIDLNIALPEMCNRQLLELLLGRSATEAAQREAWKKSKDLKPNKYTLKF; the protein is encoded by the exons ATGGCAACCTTATTATCCGCTTCCCGGCACGGCGTCATGTTCCGTCCTTCGGTACCGAACATGTGGCTTCTTACTTGGCTAGTCTGCTATCAGCGCAAAAGTACCAACATCAGTGCGGTTGATTCCTTTATCAGTGAGCTGATGGACAACAAAAAGCTAAAATGGAAGGTTTTGAACAGCCGACATCGTAACGGGCAACCAAAAACACCACCCAAAACCGCCGACCTAGCTCCGTCTGAATTGGCTGCCAGCCTTCGTACACCCGCGGAAACCATCCAGCGCTCCTCCTTTCGGTTCAGCGAGCTGTACAACGAGCTTACGAATAACCCGCTAGTGGTAAACATTAGTCAGATGGATGTATCCCAAGTTGATCATCTACTCGAAACGGCACTGAAGGAACACAACAACGAAGACGTGAAATTGCTACTGGCACAAATATTGGAATACGAGAAGCTACCATCACTGCAGGTATTAAACGCCGTTCTCAAGAACCTGTCACACCGGACAGAAACGCGAACAATAGAACGGTTGAGTGAACTCTACCGAAAGCTTCATCCGGAATGCGCCAGCACAGCGATCGACAGGTTCGAGCACTATAAGGCCCTTTGCGAGTGGAAGCAGGGCAACACGTTTAAATCACTCGACGCGTTTCGGTCCATTATGCTCGAGTGTAACGAAGAAAGGATGATAATGATTGATCATTTACTGTTGGAAATTATCGATGAAACGATTGGCAAAAAGAGTGAAGCAGTTCTGCTCGCCGTAATGCAGCTGTGTGAGTTCAGCTTAGTCGAACTGCGTCACGAGTTTCCCATCTGCTACGTGTGGGAAAAGAGCTTTCTTAGTGCGTGGCACAGCGATCAGGAGGCGGCCAAAACGTTGTTCGATCGGCACGACGCACTAAGGAACGCGATCAGCAAAAG GATACCAAATCTGTGCTACAAACTGCTGTACGAAAACAACGTCGAAAAGGTGTACCAATTAATCGAAATGTTCCTCAAGCACGAAATGAAGGTGGATTGTAAAGTTATGCTCATCCGACTATTTGAATATCAGT ATTGGCGTAAAAACTTGCGCGGCTGTTCGGAAATCATGCAAAATGCGATCGATCTTAACATCGCCCTGCCCGAAATGTGCAATCGGcagctgctggagctgctgctagGCCGAAGCGCGACGGAAGCGGCCCAGCGGGAAGCATGGAAAAAGTCGAAGGACttgaaaccaaacaaataCACGTTGAAATTTTAA
- the LOC121601595 gene encoding ubiquitin-conjugating enzyme E2 N, which translates to MAALPRRIIKETQRLMQEPVPGISAIPDEQNARYFHVIVFGPEDSPFEGGLFKLELFLPEDYPMSAPKVRFITKIYHPNIDRLGRICLDILKDKWSPALQIRTVLLSIQALLSAPNPDDPLANDVAELWKVNEAEAIRNAKEWTQRYANVDN; encoded by the coding sequence ATGGCTGCTCTGCCCCGTAGAATAATCAAAGAAACGCAGCGCCTGATGCAAGAACCCGTCCCCGGCATCAGTGCCATACCGGACGAACAGAATGCCCGTTACTTTCACGTAATCGTGTTCGGTCCAGAGGATTCGCCGTTCGAGGGCGGTCTGTTCAAGCTGGAGCTGTTCCTGCCCGAGGACTATCCGATGTCGGCACCGAAGGTGCGTTTCATCACAAAGATCTACCACCCAAACATCGACCGTCTCGGCCGGATCTGTCTAGACATACTGAAGGACAAGTGGAGCCCGGCGCTGCAGATTCGCACCGTGCTGCTGTCGATTCAGGCACTGCTGAGCGCACCGAACCCGGACGATCCGCTCGCGAACGATGTGGCCGAGCTGTGGAAGGTGAACGAGGCGGAAGCGATCCGGAATGCGAAGGAATGGACGCAACGGTACGCCAACGTCGACAACTAG
- the LOC121601602 gene encoding CUB and peptidase domain-containing protein 1-like — MQISATVFILVLVLRHREEVSGAAIADRLSPMALIIGGTDVEDGKAPYLAGLVYNNSETYCGGSIIAARWILTAAHCVTNVTVTNLTEVRVGTNDNYKGGSMYQINRVIPHERYSAITIRNDVALLRLKTPIKFEEHVEKIELNEEIVPINATLTIVGWGFVGWNKETPKRTQVIKVQHIGLNRCRKMPKGSTIYPEHLCTFSRAGHGLCKGDSGSPVVWKGKQVGVVSWAMTDMCAIGLPDVQASISYFYGWIKKTMAANTLRKRGKMVVHIIFAILLACVSRGSASPVDHPISPFAANYIVDGSDAEENAAPHQVSLQIDSNSICSGSIVGDRWILTAEHCVPLLQFYTEQTNDTRVVAGTNDLKKGGTPYFIDRFFNYDNCSTMLVHENMFNSPPNDIALIRLTTPLKFNERVQKIEFAAETVPENSTLTLTGWGEMRNGTRPTKLQTINAPSIGIDHCRAIYNETLLNDGTICSLSKRGEGSCRGDSGGPVTWKGKLVGIFKAVHNKGCGEGFPDIHTSVAYYYEWIKNTIANNSV; from the exons ATGCAAATCAGTGCTACCGTGTTCATATTGGTTCTAGTACTACGGCATAGGGAAGAAGTAAGCGGTGCCGCTATTGCTGATCGTTTATCTCCAATGGCACTCATTATCGGTGGCACTGATGTTGAGGATGGGAAGGCACCATATCTAGCTGGTTTGGTGTATAACAACTCTGAAACATATTGTGGTGGCTCGATTATAGCCGCTCGATGGATCTTGACAGCAGCTCACTGTGTAACAAA CGTTACTGTCACAAATTTAACTGAAGTACGGGTGGGAACAAATGATAACTATAAAGGTGGATCGATGTACCAAATAAATCGTGTTATACCACATGAGCG GTACAGTGCTATAACAATCCGCAATGACGTTGCGCTGCTTCGTCTGAAGACCCCAATAAAATTTGAAGAACACGTTGAGAAGATTGAACTTAACGAGGAGATCGTTCCGATTAATGCTACACTAACAATTGTTGGATGGGGATTCGTTGGATGGAACAAAGAAACCCCAAAACGAACTCAAGTGATTAAAGTTCAACATATTGGTCTAAACCGTTGTCGAAAGATGCCAAAGGGTAGTACTATTTACCCTGAACATCTGTGTACTTTTTCTAGAGCAGGGCATGGTCTGTGCAAG GGAGATTCTGGTAGTCCTGTGGTATGGAAAGGGAAACAGGTTGGCGTAGTCAGTTGGGCAATGACGGACATGTGTGCAATTGGATTACCCGATGTACAAGCCAGCATTAGCTACTTCTATGGTTGGATTAAGAAAACAATGGCAGCTAATA CATTACGCAAACGAGGAAAAATGGTAGTCCATATCATTTTCGCAATTCTACTAGCATGCGTTAGCAGAGGTAGCGCAAGTCCAGTAGATCATCCGATATCTCCCTTCGCTGCTAACTACATTGTCGATGGATCGGATGCAGAGGAGAATGCGGCACCGCATCAGGTTTCACTGCAGATTGATAGTAACAGCATATGCAGTGGATCGATAGTCGGTGATAGATGGATATTGACAGCAGAGCACTGTGTGCCTTTGTTACAATT ttacaCCGAACAAACTAACGACACTCGTGTTGTGGCAGGCACAAATGATTTGAAAAAGGGCGGCACACCGTATTTTATAGATCGCTTTTTTAACTATGACAATTGCTCAACGATGCTAGTGCATGAAAATATGTTcaa TTCACCGCCTAATGATATCGCGTTAATACGTTTAACAACGCCGTTGAAATTCAACGAGCGCGTACAAAAGATTGAGTTCGCGGCAGAAACTGTGCCGGAAAATTCTACACTTACACTGACAGGATGGGGAGAGATGAGAAATGGGACGAGACCTACTAAGCTGCAAACCATCAATGCGCCCTCCATAGGGATTGATCATTGTCGGGCTATTTATAATGAAACGTTGCTTAATGACGGCACAATTTGTAGTCTATCAAAACGGGGCGAAGGATCATGTAGG GGAGATTCTGGTGGCCCCGTGACATGGAAAGGAAAACTGGTCGGTATATTCAAAGCAGTACACAACAAAGGGTGCGGTGAGGGATTTCCAGATATTCACACAAGTGTCGCCTACTACTACGAATGGATAAAGAATACTATTGCCAACAATAGcgtttaa